A single window of Gossypium arboreum isolate Shixiya-1 chromosome 13, ASM2569848v2, whole genome shotgun sequence DNA harbors:
- the LOC108463008 gene encoding uncharacterized protein LOC108463008 — protein sequence MKSGYGVTLFLLFLFFSAFVFNYNEATSMAQVNGSSEMLPLVEEKMMLFNESRRKLGSFQICAVCTCCGGAKGACLPSPCCYAINCNIPNRPFGFCSFTPKTCNCFGCHL from the exons ATGAAATCTGGTTATGGGGTCACTCTTTTTCTCTTGTTTCTCTTCTTTTCAGCTTTTGTCTTCAATTACAATGAAGCGACAAGCATGGCCCAA GTAAATGGGTCTTCAGAAATGCTCCCATTGGTGGAAGAGAAGATGATGTTGTTCAATGAAAGCAGAAGAAAGTTGGGGAGTTTCCAGATATGTGCTGTTTGTACATGCTGTGGTGGAGCTAAAGGTGCTTGCTTACCTTCTCCTTGTTGCTATGCTATCAATTGCAACATTCCAAACAGACCCTTTGGTTTCTGTTCTTTCACTCCCAAAACCTGTAATTGCTTTGGATGCCATCTCTAG
- the LOC108464166 gene encoding CBS domain-containing protein CBSX6, with amino-acid sequence MASVLLYHVVGDLTVGKPELVEFCDVETVESAIRAIGESTECGIPVWKRSFHVGMIENNEMRQQRFVGILTSLDIISFLAKSQCLEDQDKAMKTQVSDVVVPNNTLLKIVDPGTRLIDALEMMKQGVRRLLVPKSKVWKGMSKRFSILYNGKWLKNIDNCSGNNLIANANRPSSSSAAAYMRDKFCCLSREDMIRFLIGCLGALAPLPLSSISSLGALNLSYSSIEASLPAVEATQKHPGDPTAVAVVEITQDGRHKILGEISASKLWKCDYLAAAWALANLSAGQFVMGAEDNVSSRLLPDFSVNSTVEDNKVANGGGSARARKFSSRSIGFNPVSPSFGMGRTMYRGRSAPLTCKTSSSLAAVMAQMLSHRANHVWVTEDDNDDVLVGMVGYADILVAVTKQPAAFIPSTRSITELASEIQS; translated from the exons ATGGCATCGGTGCTGTTGTACCATGTAGTGGGGGATCTGACGGTGGGGAAGCCTGAGTTGGTTGAATTCTGCGATGTAGAGACAGTAGAATCAGCTATAAGAGCAATAGGAGAATCAACTGAGTGTGGGATACCGGTTTGGAAGAGAAGTTTTCATGTGGGAATGATTGAAAACAATGAAATGAGACAACAGAGGTTTGTTGGTATTTTAACTTCACTTGATATCATTTCCTTTTTAGCTAAATCTCAGTGTTTGGAAGATCAGGACAAAGCTATGAAAACACAAGTTTCTGATGTTGTTGTCCCTAATAATACTCTCTTGAAGATTGTTGATCCTGGCACCAG ATTGATAGATGCACTCGAGATGATGAAGCAGGGTGTGAGGCGACTTCTTGTTCCAAAGAGCAAGGTATGGAAAGGCATGAGCAAGCGATTCTCAATTCTTTATAATGGGAAATGGCTCAAGAACATTGATAACTGTAGCGGCAACAACCTGATTGCTAATGCCAACCGCCCTTCCTCTTCATCTGCTGCCGCTTACATGCGTGACAAGTTTTGCTGTCTCTCAAGAGAAGACATGATCCGATTCCTCATCGGTTGCCTTGGTGCACTAGCTCCTCTTCCCCTCTCCTCTATTTCCTCACTCGGAGCTCTTAACCTAAGCTATAGCTCAATTGAAGCCTCCCTTCCAGCTGTAGAAGCAACTCAAAAACACCCCGGCGATCCCACTGCAGTTGCCGTTGTGGAGATCACACAAGATGGCCGCCATAAGATTTTAGGAGAAATCTCGGCCTCAAAACTATGGAAATGTGACTATTTAGCTGCAGCTTGGGCATTAGCCAACCTCTCAGCCGGACAATTTGTTATGGGGGCCGAGGATAATGTGAGTTCAAGATTGCTTCCTGATTTTTCGGTTAATTCAACAGTTGAAGATAATAAGGTAGCGAATGGTGGTGGGTCAGCAAGGGCAAGAAAATTCAGTAGTAGAAGCATCGGGTTCAATCCGGTGAGCCCGAGTTTTGGTATGGGGAGGACCATGTATAGGGGCAGAAGTGCACCCTTGACATGCAAAACTTCAAGTTCTTTAGCTGCAGTTATGGCTCAAATGCTATCCCATAGGGCAAACCATGTGTGGGTAACTGAGGATGATAATGACGATGTTCTGGTCGGCATGGTCGGTTATGCCGACATTTTGGTTGCAGTGACCAAGCAACCTGCTGCATTTATTCCCTCAACTCGATCCATCACGGAGCTTGCCTCCGAAATTCAAAGTTGA